In Citrus sinensis cultivar Valencia sweet orange chromosome 4, DVS_A1.0, whole genome shotgun sequence, one DNA window encodes the following:
- the LOC102631492 gene encoding uncharacterized protein LOC102631492 isoform X2: MEEESVGAKKTVVGLDQKVEGGQTLQVKPNSNLCGTNQNAAAPPAGSGELPSTNSTKTEQWSCALCQVSATTQRGLDEHLQCTKHKAKVAGLLRDKKMCNNSTSSTSKISTESRDGVGQEMKTKVEEESVKANKTVVGLNQKVEGGLDEDPHGKKQKAKEEELLGAQKWIKKSTESRDSAGQEMKTKVEEESVKANRIVVGLDQKEECCQALQVKPYPNLCGPKQEAATLPAGSGELPLTSSRKPMDWSCALCQVSTTRMRELYEHLQGKKHKAKEEELLGDQKMCSNSTSKNSTESRDSAGQEIKATVEKESVKANKTAVVLEQKVEGGQDEHLRGEKHKAKEVELIGAQKMCTTSSSTTSKESGKTIKLTESRDSAGQEMKA; encoded by the exons ATGGAAGAGGAATCAGTTGGTGCCAAAAAAACTGTTGTTGGTTTAGACCAGAAAGTGGAGGGTGGTCAAACCCTGCAGGTTAAGCCCAATTCCAATCTTTGTGGAACAAATCAGAATGCTGCTGCACCACCTGCAGGTTCTGGAGAGCTCCCTTCGACAAATTCAACCAAAACCGAGCAGTGGAGTTGTGCCCTCTGTCAGGTCAGTGCTACGACCCAGAGAGGTCTGGATGAGCATCTTCAATGTACGAAGCACAAGGCCAAGGTAGCAGGACTACTTAGAGATAAGAAAATGTGCAATAACTCCACTTCATCCACGTCAAAAATATCTACAGAAAGCAGAGATGGTGTTGGCCAAGAAATGAAGACTAAAGTAGAAGAGGAATCAG TTAAAGCTAATAAAACTGTTGTTGGTTTGAACCAGAAAGTGGAGGGTGGTCTAGATGAGGATCCTCATGGTAAGAAGCAGAAAGCCAAGGAAGAAGAACTACTTGGAGCTCAGAAGtggataaaaaaatctacagAAAGCAGAGATAGTGCTGGCCAAGAAATGAAGACTAAAGTAGAAGAGGAATCAGTTAAAGCTAATAGAATTGTTGTTGGTTTGGACCAGAAAGAGGAGTGTTGTCAAGCCCTGCAGGTTAAGCCCTATCCCAATCTTTGTGGACCAAAGCAGGAAGCTGCCACACTACCTGCAGGTTCTGGTGAGCTCCCTTTGACGAGTTCAAGGAAACCCATGGATTGGAGTTGTGCCCTCTGTCAGGTCAGTACTACTCGCATGAGAGAGCTATATGAGCATCTTCAAG GCAAGAAGCATAAGGCCAAGGAAGAAGAATTACTTGGAGATCAGAAGATGTGCAGTAACTCCACTTCAAAAAACTCTACTGAAAGCAGAGATAGTGCTGGCCAAGAAATTAAGGCTACTGTGGAAAAGGAATCAGTTAAAGCTAATAAAACTGCTGTTGTTTTAGAACAGAAAGTGGAGGGTGGTCAAGATGAGCATCTTCGAGGTGAGAAGCACAAGGCGAAGGAAGTGGAGCTAATTGGAGCTCAGAAGATGTGCACTACCTCATCTTCAACAACATCAAAAGAATCTGGAAAGACAATTAAGCTTACCGAAAGCAGAGATAGCGCCGGCCAAGAAATGAAGGCCTAA
- the LOC107177851 gene encoding phosphoglucan phosphatase DSP4, amyloplastic-like isoform X3, which produces MNCLQNLPRSSALPLQSFRFNQRKPTSSSSFNSLGTMNYAHLNRRITVKAITGSTSSKETSDSSEVKEEKSEIYSTNMTEAMGAA; this is translated from the exons ATGAACTGTCTACAGAATCTTCCAAG ATCATCCGCTTTGCCTTTGCAAAGCTTCAGATTCAATCAACGGAAGcctacttcttcttcttctttcaattCTCTG GGAACGATGAATTATGCTCATCTAAATCGACGTATCACCGTTAAG GCAATTACTGGTTCCACCTCTAGTAAGGAGACATCTGATAGCTCTGAAGTTAAGGAGGAAAAATCCGAGATCTATAGTACTAATATGACAGAGGCTATGGGTGCTG CCTAA
- the LOC102611904 gene encoding probable leucine-rich repeat receptor-like protein kinase At1g35710 isoform X11 yields the protein MASASSVSRLVVIIILINVGAISDTMISVTASAPGLLTSPIELEREALLGTGWWVNNWATGNYTSYHCKWTGISCNSAGSVTGVSLLRYENNNIKGELGRFNFSCFPNLKSFKIHSNYLLSGSIPSEIAAVSMLQTLELPSNNLTGIIPLQMGRLRNLVYLDLFDNHLMGHIPPTLGRLSKLKILNLSSNSLVGNIPSTLDHLTQLTTLTIASNQINGSIPLEIGNLNFLQVLDLSTNGLQGIIPSEMGRLRNLVHLDLSNNYIWGYIPPTLGHLSKLENLNLSSNGLDGIIPSEMGRWRNLVHLDLSDNFLWGYIPPTLGRLSKLENLHLSSNSLVGNIPSTIGHLTQLTTLAIASNHINVSIPLEIGNLNFLQVLDLSRNEIGGSIPSTLGHLKRLRSLDLSYNKHVGPIPSSVGHLTQLTTFYMHSNLINGSIPLEIGNLNFLQVLDLFDNKLEGPIPSTIASLVNLTSLSLDYNNLTGSIPSTLGRLNRLTNLGLSENKLVGPIPSSLGHLTQLTTLSMDNNKLDGPIPQELMNCSKLRILTLGNNFISGSIPSEIGKLKELYYLDLNHNFINGKIPPQLGEIPRIVTVDLSMNNLSGSIPESVINVPDLDVSGNNFEVEIPNTSANAPSPQQSEGNKDKHKKTTTRLVAIILPMAVFLTLIFGIMFVRRRRDKRVEPAETGEITKCADEFAIWNYDGRITFQDMIEATEDFHIKYCIGTGGYGSVYRARLPSGKVVALKKLHRSETEELASLESFRNEARLLSQIRHRNIVKLYGFCLHRKCMFLIYEYIEMGSLFCVLRIDEEAIGLDWAKRVNIVKGMAHALSYLHHHCTPPIVHRDISSNNILLNSELEAFVADFGVARLLNFDSSNRTLLAGTYGYIAPGNLLAILLLLL from the exons ATGGCATCAGCGTCCTCTGTTTCGAGACTGGTGgtcattataattttaattaatgttggtGCTATAAGTGATACGATGATATCTGTAACAGCATCGGCTCCTGGATTATTGACGTCACCCATAGAGTTAGAAAGAGAAGCTTTACTTGGCACAGGCTGGTGGGTCAACAATTGGGCGACGGGCAACTACACTTCCTATCATTGTAAGTGGACTGGCATCAGTTGCAATTCAGCGGGAAGCGTAACCGGGGTCAGCTTACTCCggtatgaaaataataacatcaAAGGAGAGCTTGGTCGTTTCAACTTCTCTTGCTTTCCCAACctcaaaagtttcaaaattcatTCAAATTATCTTCTCTCTGGGAGCATTCCATCTGAAATTGCTGCCGTTTCAATGCTCCAAACTCTTGAACTGCCCTCCAACAATCTTACCG GAATTATCCCTTTACAGATGGGGAGATTGAGGAatcttgtctacctggatctATTTGATAATCACCTCATGGGACATATCCCTCCAACTCTTGGTCGTCTaagcaaattgaaaattttgaacttgTCTTCTAACTCCCTTGTTGGTAATATCCCCTCCACTCTAGATCATCTAACCCAACTAACTACTTTGACGATTGCCTCAAACCAAATTAATGGTTCCATCCCATTAGAAATCGGGAATTTGAactttcttcaagttcttgaCCTGTCTACAAACGGACTTCAAG GAATTATTCCTTCAGAGATGGGGAGATTGAGGAATCTTGTCCATCTGGATCTATCTAATAATTACATCTGGGGATATATCCCTCCAACTCTTGGTCATCTAAGCAAATTGGAAAATTTGAACTTGTCTTCTAACGGCCTTGATG GAATTATCCCTTCAGAGATGGGGAGATGGAGGAATCTCGTTCACCTGGATCTATCTGATAATTTCCTCTGGGGATATATCCCTCCAACTCTTGGTCGTCTAAGCAAATTGGAAAATTTGCACTTGTCTTCCAACTCCCTTGTTGGTAATATCCCCTCCACTATAGGTCATCTAACACAGCTAACTACTTTGGCTATTGCCTCAAACCACATTAATGTTTCCATCCCATTAGAAATCGGGAATTTGAactttcttcaagttcttgaCCTGTCCCGAAATGAAATTGGAGGTTCAATTCCTTCAACACTTGGCCATTTAAAGAGGTTGAGAAGTTTAGACTTGTCCTACAACAAACATGTTGGTCCAATCCCTTCGTCTGTGGGTCATTTGACTCAGCTAACTACTTTTTATATGCACTCAAACCTAATCAATGGTTCCATTCCATTAGAAATCGGGAATTTGAactttcttcaagttcttgaCCTGTTTGACAACAAACTTGAAGGTCCAATTCCTTCGACCATAGCTAGTTTAGTCAACTTGACATCTCTGTCCTTGGATTATAACAATCTAACTGGATCTATTCCTTCAACACTTGGTCGTTTAAATAGGTTGACAAATTTAGGATTGTCCGAAAACAAACTTGTTGGTCCAATCCCTTCGTCCCTGGGTCATTTGACTCAGCTAACTACTTTAAGTATGGACAACAACAAACTTGATGGCCCAATTCCTCAAGAACTCATGAATTGCTCAAAGCTGCGGATATTAACATTGGGAAACAACTTCATAAGCGGAAGCATCCCGTCAGAGATTGGCAAACTTAAAGAACTATATTATCTTGATCTGAACCATAACTTCATTAATGGTAAAATACCTCCCCAGCTTGGAGAAATTCCACGCATAGTTACCGTGGACCTTTCCATGAATAACCTCTCTGGTAGTATCCCTGAATCTGTCATAAATGTGCCAGACTTAGATGTGTCAGGCAACAATTTTGAGGTAGAAATCCCAAATACTTCGGCAAATGCGCCATCGCCACAACAGTCTGAAGGCAATAAAGACAAGCACAAAAAGACTACCACTCGATTGGTTGCAATTATTCTTCCTATGGCCGTATTCCTTACCTTAATATTTGGAATCATGTTTGTCCGTAGACGAAGGGATAAGAGAGTTGAACCAGCTGAGACAGGAGAAATTACCAAGTGCGCTGATGAGTTTGCAATTTGGAATTACGATGGTAGAATTACATTTCAAGACATGATTGAAGCTACTGAGGATTTCCATATCAAATACTGCATTGGAACAGGAGGCTATGGTAGCGTTTACCGAGCACGACTGCCCAGTGGAAAAGTAGTTGCTTTGAAGAAGCTTCACCGTTCAGAAACTGAGGAGTTAGCTTCCCTCGAGAGTTTTCGGAATGAGGCTCGTCTACTGTCTCAAATACGGCATCGAAATATCGTAAAGCTTTACGGGTTTTGTTTGCACAGGAAATGTATGTTCTTAATCTATGAGTACATAGAAATGGGAAGCTTGTTCTGTGTTCTACGCATAGATGAGGAAGCTATTGGTTTGGATTGGGCTAAAAGGGTGAACATTGTGAAGGGCATGGCTCATGCTTTGTCATATTTGCATCATCACTGCACACCACCAATTGTTCACCGGGACATATCAAGCAACAACATTCTACTCAACTCAGAATTAGAAGCATTTGTTGCTGACTTTGGCGTTGCTagattgttaaattttgactCATCCAATCGAACTCTATTGGCTGGCACTTATGGATATATTGCTCCAG
- the LOC102631492 gene encoding uncharacterized protein LOC102631492 isoform X1, which yields MEEESVGAKKTVVGLDQKVEGGQTLQVKPNSNLCGTNQNAAAPPAGSGELPSTNSTKTEQWSCALCQVSATTQRGLDEHLQCTKHKAKVAGLLRDKKMCNNSTSSTSKISTESRDGVGQEMKTKVEEESGKANKTVVGLNQKLEGGLDENPQGKKQKAKEEELLGAQKWIKKSTESRDSAGQEMKTKVEEESVKANKTVVGLNQKVEGGLDEDPHGKKQKAKEEELLGAQKWIKKSTESRDSAGQEMKTKVEEESVKANRIVVGLDQKEECCQALQVKPYPNLCGPKQEAATLPAGSGELPLTSSRKPMDWSCALCQVSTTRMRELYEHLQGKKHKAKEEELLGDQKMCSNSTSKNSTESRDSAGQEIKATVEKESVKANKTAVVLEQKVEGGQDEHLRGEKHKAKEVELIGAQKMCTTSSSTTSKESGKTIKLTESRDSAGQEMKA from the exons ATGGAAGAGGAATCAGTTGGTGCCAAAAAAACTGTTGTTGGTTTAGACCAGAAAGTGGAGGGTGGTCAAACCCTGCAGGTTAAGCCCAATTCCAATCTTTGTGGAACAAATCAGAATGCTGCTGCACCACCTGCAGGTTCTGGAGAGCTCCCTTCGACAAATTCAACCAAAACCGAGCAGTGGAGTTGTGCCCTCTGTCAGGTCAGTGCTACGACCCAGAGAGGTCTGGATGAGCATCTTCAATGTACGAAGCACAAGGCCAAGGTAGCAGGACTACTTAGAGATAAGAAAATGTGCAATAACTCCACTTCATCCACGTCAAAAATATCTACAGAAAGCAGAGATGGTGTTGGCCAAGAAATGAAGACTAAAGTAGAAGAGGAATCAGGTAAAGCTAATAAAACTGTTGTTGGTTTGAACCAGAAATTGGAGGGTGGTCTAGATGAGAATCCTCAAGGTAAGAAGCAGAAAGCCAAGGAAGAAGAACTACTTGGAGCTCAGAAGtggataaaaaaatctacagAAAGCAGAGATAGTGCTGGCCAAGAAATGAAGACTAAAGTAGAAGAGGAATCAGTTAAAGCTAATAAAACTGTTGTTGGTTTGAACCAGAAAGTGGAGGGTGGTCTAGATGAGGATCCTCATGGTAAGAAGCAGAAAGCCAAGGAAGAAGAACTACTTGGAGCTCAGAAGtggataaaaaaatctacagAAAGCAGAGATAGTGCTGGCCAAGAAATGAAGACTAAAGTAGAAGAGGAATCAGTTAAAGCTAATAGAATTGTTGTTGGTTTGGACCAGAAAGAGGAGTGTTGTCAAGCCCTGCAGGTTAAGCCCTATCCCAATCTTTGTGGACCAAAGCAGGAAGCTGCCACACTACCTGCAGGTTCTGGTGAGCTCCCTTTGACGAGTTCAAGGAAACCCATGGATTGGAGTTGTGCCCTCTGTCAGGTCAGTACTACTCGCATGAGAGAGCTATATGAGCATCTTCAAG GCAAGAAGCATAAGGCCAAGGAAGAAGAATTACTTGGAGATCAGAAGATGTGCAGTAACTCCACTTCAAAAAACTCTACTGAAAGCAGAGATAGTGCTGGCCAAGAAATTAAGGCTACTGTGGAAAAGGAATCAGTTAAAGCTAATAAAACTGCTGTTGTTTTAGAACAGAAAGTGGAGGGTGGTCAAGATGAGCATCTTCGAGGTGAGAAGCACAAGGCGAAGGAAGTGGAGCTAATTGGAGCTCAGAAGATGTGCACTACCTCATCTTCAACAACATCAAAAGAATCTGGAAAGACAATTAAGCTTACCGAAAGCAGAGATAGCGCCGGCCAAGAAATGAAGGCCTAA
- the LOC102611904 gene encoding probable leucine-rich repeat receptor-like protein kinase At1g35710 isoform X2, with the protein MASASSVSRLVVIIILINVGAISDTMISVTASAPGLLTSPIELEREALLGTGWWVNNWATGNYTSYHCKWTGISCNSAGSVTGVSLLRYENNNIKGELGRFNFSCFPNLKSFKIHSNYLLSGSIPSEIAAVSMLQTLELPSNNLTGIIPLQMGRLRNLVYLDLFDNHLMGHIPPTLGRLSKLKILNLSSNSLVGNIPSTLDHLTQLTTLTIASNQINGSIPLEIGNLNFLQVLDLSTNGLQGIIPSEMGRLRNLVHLDLSNNYIWGYIPPTLGHLSKLENLNLSSNGLDGIIPSEMGRWRNLVHLDLSDNFLWGYIPPTLGRLSKLENLHLSSNSLVGNIPSTIGHLTQLTTLAIASNHINVSIPLEIGNLNFLQVLDLSRNEIGGSIPSTLGHLKRLRSLDLSYNKHVGPIPSSVGHLTQLTTFYMHSNLINGSIPLEIGNLNFLQVLDLFDNKLEGPIPSTIASLVNLTSLSLDYNNLTGSIPSTLGRLNRLTNLGLSENKLVGPIPSSLGHLTQLTTLSMDNNKLDGPIPQELMNCSKLRILTLGNNFISGSIPSEIGKLKELYYLDLNHNFINGKIPPQLGEIPRIVTVDLSMNNLSGSIPESVINVPDLDVSGNNFEVEIPNTSANAPSPQQSEGNKDKHKKTTTRLVAIILPMAVFLTLIFGIMFVRRRRDKRVEPAETGEITKCADEFAIWNYDGRITFQDMIEATEDFHIKYCIGTGGYGSVYRARLPSGKVVALKKLHRSETEELASLESFRNEARLLSQIRHRNIVKLYGFCLHRKCMFLIYEYIEMGSLFCVLRIDEEAIGLDWAKRVNIVKGMAHALSYLHHHCTPPIVHRDISSNNILLNSELEAFVADFGVARLLNFDSSNRTLLAGTYGYIAPELAYTMIVTEKSDVYSFGVVALEVLMGKHPGELLSSLSSSLDKNIKLIDLLDPRLSPPVDQKIRQDIILVSTVAFSCLRSQPKSRPTMQLVSNEFIARNKTPMQKPFHEISILELRNQEMYLVD; encoded by the exons ATGGCATCAGCGTCCTCTGTTTCGAGACTGGTGgtcattataattttaattaatgttggtGCTATAAGTGATACGATGATATCTGTAACAGCATCGGCTCCTGGATTATTGACGTCACCCATAGAGTTAGAAAGAGAAGCTTTACTTGGCACAGGCTGGTGGGTCAACAATTGGGCGACGGGCAACTACACTTCCTATCATTGTAAGTGGACTGGCATCAGTTGCAATTCAGCGGGAAGCGTAACCGGGGTCAGCTTACTCCggtatgaaaataataacatcaAAGGAGAGCTTGGTCGTTTCAACTTCTCTTGCTTTCCCAACctcaaaagtttcaaaattcatTCAAATTATCTTCTCTCTGGGAGCATTCCATCTGAAATTGCTGCCGTTTCAATGCTCCAAACTCTTGAACTGCCCTCCAACAATCTTACCG GAATTATCCCTTTACAGATGGGGAGATTGAGGAatcttgtctacctggatctATTTGATAATCACCTCATGGGACATATCCCTCCAACTCTTGGTCGTCTaagcaaattgaaaattttgaacttgTCTTCTAACTCCCTTGTTGGTAATATCCCCTCCACTCTAGATCATCTAACCCAACTAACTACTTTGACGATTGCCTCAAACCAAATTAATGGTTCCATCCCATTAGAAATCGGGAATTTGAactttcttcaagttcttgaCCTGTCTACAAACGGACTTCAAG GAATTATTCCTTCAGAGATGGGGAGATTGAGGAATCTTGTCCATCTGGATCTATCTAATAATTACATCTGGGGATATATCCCTCCAACTCTTGGTCATCTAAGCAAATTGGAAAATTTGAACTTGTCTTCTAACGGCCTTGATG GAATTATCCCTTCAGAGATGGGGAGATGGAGGAATCTCGTTCACCTGGATCTATCTGATAATTTCCTCTGGGGATATATCCCTCCAACTCTTGGTCGTCTAAGCAAATTGGAAAATTTGCACTTGTCTTCCAACTCCCTTGTTGGTAATATCCCCTCCACTATAGGTCATCTAACACAGCTAACTACTTTGGCTATTGCCTCAAACCACATTAATGTTTCCATCCCATTAGAAATCGGGAATTTGAactttcttcaagttcttgaCCTGTCCCGAAATGAAATTGGAGGTTCAATTCCTTCAACACTTGGCCATTTAAAGAGGTTGAGAAGTTTAGACTTGTCCTACAACAAACATGTTGGTCCAATCCCTTCGTCTGTGGGTCATTTGACTCAGCTAACTACTTTTTATATGCACTCAAACCTAATCAATGGTTCCATTCCATTAGAAATCGGGAATTTGAactttcttcaagttcttgaCCTGTTTGACAACAAACTTGAAGGTCCAATTCCTTCGACCATAGCTAGTTTAGTCAACTTGACATCTCTGTCCTTGGATTATAACAATCTAACTGGATCTATTCCTTCAACACTTGGTCGTTTAAATAGGTTGACAAATTTAGGATTGTCCGAAAACAAACTTGTTGGTCCAATCCCTTCGTCCCTGGGTCATTTGACTCAGCTAACTACTTTAAGTATGGACAACAACAAACTTGATGGCCCAATTCCTCAAGAACTCATGAATTGCTCAAAGCTGCGGATATTAACATTGGGAAACAACTTCATAAGCGGAAGCATCCCGTCAGAGATTGGCAAACTTAAAGAACTATATTATCTTGATCTGAACCATAACTTCATTAATGGTAAAATACCTCCCCAGCTTGGAGAAATTCCACGCATAGTTACCGTGGACCTTTCCATGAATAACCTCTCTGGTAGTATCCCTGAATCTGTCATAAATGTGCCAGACTTAGATGTGTCAGGCAACAATTTTGAGGTAGAAATCCCAAATACTTCGGCAAATGCGCCATCGCCACAACAGTCTGAAGGCAATAAAGACAAGCACAAAAAGACTACCACTCGATTGGTTGCAATTATTCTTCCTATGGCCGTATTCCTTACCTTAATATTTGGAATCATGTTTGTCCGTAGACGAAGGGATAAGAGAGTTGAACCAGCTGAGACAGGAGAAATTACCAAGTGCGCTGATGAGTTTGCAATTTGGAATTACGATGGTAGAATTACATTTCAAGACATGATTGAAGCTACTGAGGATTTCCATATCAAATACTGCATTGGAACAGGAGGCTATGGTAGCGTTTACCGAGCACGACTGCCCAGTGGAAAAGTAGTTGCTTTGAAGAAGCTTCACCGTTCAGAAACTGAGGAGTTAGCTTCCCTCGAGAGTTTTCGGAATGAGGCTCGTCTACTGTCTCAAATACGGCATCGAAATATCGTAAAGCTTTACGGGTTTTGTTTGCACAGGAAATGTATGTTCTTAATCTATGAGTACATAGAAATGGGAAGCTTGTTCTGTGTTCTACGCATAGATGAGGAAGCTATTGGTTTGGATTGGGCTAAAAGGGTGAACATTGTGAAGGGCATGGCTCATGCTTTGTCATATTTGCATCATCACTGCACACCACCAATTGTTCACCGGGACATATCAAGCAACAACATTCTACTCAACTCAGAATTAGAAGCATTTGTTGCTGACTTTGGCGTTGCTagattgttaaattttgactCATCCAATCGAACTCTATTGGCTGGCACTTATGGATATATTGCTCCAG AACTGGCCTACACCATGATTGTGACGGAGAAATCTGATGTTTATAGCTTCGGAGTGGTGGCACTAGAAGTACTAATGGGAAAGCATCCTGGAGAGCTCCTCTCATCGTTATCTTCGtcattagataaaaatattaagctGATTGATTTGCTGGACCCACGCCTCTCACCTCCGGTGGATCAAAAGATTAGGCAGGATATCATTCTTGTTTCAACAGTAGCATTTTCATGCTTGCGTTCTCAACCAAAGTCTCGAC
- the LOC107177851 gene encoding phosphoglucan phosphatase DSP4, amyloplastic-like isoform X2 — translation MNCLQNLPRSSALPLQSFRFNQRKPTSSSSFNSLGTMNYAHLNRRITVKAITGSTSSKETSDSSEVKEEKSEIYSTNMTEAMGAESCHTTCRFWRASFNEFKQTQGVELCPLSGHCYYRERSRRASPRQEAQGQGKTT, via the exons ATGAACTGTCTACAGAATCTTCCAAG ATCATCCGCTTTGCCTTTGCAAAGCTTCAGATTCAATCAACGGAAGcctacttcttcttcttctttcaattCTCTG GGAACGATGAATTATGCTCATCTAAATCGACGTATCACCGTTAAG GCAATTACTGGTTCCACCTCTAGTAAGGAGACATCTGATAGCTCTGAAGTTAAGGAGGAAAAATCCGAGATCTATAGTACTAATATGACAGAGGCTATGGGTGCTG AAAGCTGCCACACCACCTGCAGGTTCTGGAGAGCTTCCTTCAACGAGTTCAAGCAAACCCAAGGAGTGGAGTTGTGCCCTCTGTCAGGTCACTGCTACTACCGAGAGAGGTCTAGACGTGCATCTCCAAGGCAAGAAGCACAAGGCCAAGGAAAAACTACTTAG
- the LOC107177851 gene encoding phosphoglucan phosphatase DSP4, amyloplastic-like isoform X1: MNCLQNLPRSSALPLQSFRFNQRKPTSSSSFNSLGTMNYAHLNRRITVKAITGSTSSKETSDSSEVKEEKSEIYSTNMTEAMGAAESCHTTCRFWRASFNEFKQTQGVELCPLSGHCYYRERSRRASPRQEAQGQGKTT, encoded by the exons ATGAACTGTCTACAGAATCTTCCAAG ATCATCCGCTTTGCCTTTGCAAAGCTTCAGATTCAATCAACGGAAGcctacttcttcttcttctttcaattCTCTG GGAACGATGAATTATGCTCATCTAAATCGACGTATCACCGTTAAG GCAATTACTGGTTCCACCTCTAGTAAGGAGACATCTGATAGCTCTGAAGTTAAGGAGGAAAAATCCGAGATCTATAGTACTAATATGACAGAGGCTATGGGTGCTG CAGAAAGCTGCCACACCACCTGCAGGTTCTGGAGAGCTTCCTTCAACGAGTTCAAGCAAACCCAAGGAGTGGAGTTGTGCCCTCTGTCAGGTCACTGCTACTACCGAGAGAGGTCTAGACGTGCATCTCCAAGGCAAGAAGCACAAGGCCAAGGAAAAACTACTTAG
- the LOC112498198 gene encoding uncharacterized protein LOC112498198: MAENVDEGNENDFKENDNVSQENENLRRNRPFIEYFKQEAKIFREQGKKVDRIKLGKCFKNLSEEEKAKFRMVDSDIAQNKDKEDDFVKGTQKAMETRCAPDRFTKLVAKLSENQKKVVVELGFESLLHIKCGRLKRDLCSWLVQNFDPFTSCIFLHGKSINLSPRDFEYIMGIKDGGVDIDVDLAIDDIDKLRNEYCDDSGYIKLKTLESKLVNQREVNDDFKRSFVLFAIATIIFPKSGLNLAPYYLVFLKDTSAINKKNWATWAFKGLVEGIQKFKAGQHKVVNGCVLFLELFYMDSISFARKFIDKSLSPITTWTNRDVTNLLSFVKKNGGYGSSKVNLREIHPQQNTAHETFDGTSRKNEECIHNCQHQKELSLVRKDIGRMALELDGLKHSMGSWMQQMQQVMETLKENLTQKQVE, from the exons ATGGCTGAAAATGTAGATGAGGGTAATGAGAATGATTTCAAGGAGAATGATAATGTGAGccaggaaaatgaaaatttaagaagAAATCGGCCTTTCATTGAGTATTT caagcaagaagcaaaaatatttcgggaacaaggaaaaaaagtg gacAGAATTAAATTAGGgaaatgtttcaaaaatttgagtgaagaagaaaaggcTAAATTTAGAATGGTTGATAGTGATATAGCACAGAATAAAGACAAAGAAGATGATTTTGTGAAGGGAACTCAAAAAGCCATGGAAACTAGATGCGCTCCAGATCGTTTTACAAAACTGGTTGCAAAATTGTcagaaaatcaaaaaaaagttgttgtGGAGTTAGGATTTGAAAGTCTTCTGCACATAAAATGTGGTCGACTGAAACGAGATTTATGTTCATGGttggttcaaaattttgatccaTTTACTTCATGTATTTTTTTGCATGGTAAGAGTATCAATCTGTCGCCTCGAGATTTTGAGTACATTATGGGAATAAAAGATGGTGGAGTCGACATTGATGTGGATCTTGCTATTGATGACATAGATAAATTGAGGAATGAATATTGTGATGACAGTGGATACATTAAGCTGAAAACTTTAGAGTCAAAATTGGTGAATCAAAGGGAGGTGAATGATGACTTTAAAAGAagctttgttttgtttgctatagctacaattatttttcctaaatCGGGGTTGAATTTAGCCCCGTATTACTTGGTTTTTTTGAAAGACACCAGtgccataaataaaaaaaattgggcaACGTGGGCTTTTAAAGGGCTAGTTGAGGGCATACAAAAGTTCAAGGCAGGACAACATAAAGTTGTTAATGGTTGTGTACTATTTTTggag CTTTTTTACATGGATTCTATATCATTTGCAcgaaaatttattgataaatctTTGAGTCCAATAACAACATGGACAAATCGAGATGTAACTAACTTATTGAGTTTTGTTAAGAAAAATGGCGGTTATGGGAGCTCAAAG GTTAATTTGCGAGAAATCCATCCTCAACAAAACACGGCCCATGAAACATTTGATGGAACAAGTCGGAAGAATGAAGAATGCATACATAATTGTCAACATCAGAAGGAATTATCACTTGTTCGAAAAGATATTGGTCGTATGGCATTGGAGCTTGATGGTTTAAAGCATTCAATGGGTAGCTGGATGCAGCAAATGCAACAAGTAATGGAAACCCTTAAAGAGAACTTAACACAAAAGCAAGTTGAGTAG